Proteins encoded within one genomic window of Lysinibacillus sphaericus:
- the cntE gene encoding staphylopine family metallophore export MFS transporter CntE: protein MRYRPLSGRMLQMYGLAMFFFTANAVLTVIFPVQAAAGGFKESQIGVMMAMYMLVCMFLRPFAGQMVAQHSPYTIMKWLLLAHAVALLIYVVFGIDSLYIVRILQGVITAFFSMAMQLGIADVLQDEDRGQGMSMYSLSTVMPAIYGPAVALLLWSQFELHYLLAFIVFLAIAPLFCFIRSPLPKIKAAKQRISLNDMLYALKRTKQHKGLMLSAIVMAIGAAVFGAISTFVPLYMLTEGIANPALYLFLQAIVVVGSRFLCRQYIPSDGKWHPMFISIVLISSMLGTTLLAMLPMLGSFVYMSAIFNGLASAMLYPTVTTYMSFAIPKEARYTLLGLYLATYDLGFGAGSFFMGFVVQFTSYAMMFMMCTIIAGIALILVLLKRQMTGMYEHRIATKS from the coding sequence ATGAGGTATCGTCCATTATCGGGCCGCATGCTCCAAATGTATGGACTCGCTATGTTTTTCTTTACGGCAAATGCCGTATTAACCGTTATTTTTCCTGTTCAGGCAGCAGCGGGAGGCTTTAAAGAAAGTCAAATCGGTGTGATGATGGCGATGTATATGCTTGTCTGTATGTTTTTACGTCCATTTGCTGGGCAGATGGTAGCACAACATAGTCCATATACTATTATGAAATGGCTATTACTAGCCCACGCGGTAGCATTACTTATTTATGTCGTATTTGGCATTGATAGTCTCTATATTGTGCGGATACTACAAGGCGTCATCACAGCCTTTTTCTCGATGGCCATGCAACTTGGCATAGCAGATGTGTTACAAGATGAAGATCGTGGGCAGGGGATGTCGATGTATTCCTTATCCACCGTAATGCCTGCAATTTACGGGCCGGCAGTAGCATTGTTACTTTGGAGCCAGTTTGAACTGCATTATTTACTGGCATTTATTGTCTTTTTAGCAATCGCACCATTATTTTGCTTTATTCGTTCGCCTTTACCGAAAATAAAAGCAGCAAAACAACGGATTTCACTTAACGACATGCTTTATGCTTTAAAGCGTACAAAACAGCATAAAGGGCTAATGCTCTCAGCTATTGTCATGGCAATAGGCGCTGCCGTATTTGGAGCTATTTCTACTTTTGTACCACTTTATATGCTAACGGAAGGTATTGCCAATCCAGCGCTATATTTATTTTTACAGGCAATTGTCGTTGTCGGTAGCCGTTTTTTATGCCGCCAATATATCCCTTCTGATGGTAAATGGCATCCAATGTTTATCTCGATAGTTTTAATCAGTTCAATGCTCGGTACGACATTACTTGCCATGTTACCCATGCTTGGGTCATTCGTTTATATGTCCGCTATTTTTAATGGTTTAGCATCGGCAATGCTCTATCCAACGGTTACTACATATATGTCCTTTGCTATACCAAAGGAAGCGCGTTACACATTGCTAGGGCTCTATTTAGCTACATATGATTTAGGTTTTGGGGCAGGTAGCTTTTTCATGGGCTTCGTTGTGCAATTCACTTCATATGCCATGATGTTTATGATGTGCACAATAATAGCAGGAATAGCGCTAATACTTGT